Proteins from one Algicella marina genomic window:
- the kynU gene encoding kynureninase yields MVDFQKTRDAFDLPEGIVYLDGNSLGPLPRAATARVSALLRDEWGQRLIRGWNEAGWMAQPGRTGDRIACLIGAAPDTVTVGDTLSIRLHQALHAALQAAPDRREVLTCSGNFPSDLYIAEGLLRTLDKGHTLRVVPPQEVAATLSDQTAVLMLTEVDYRTGRLHDMARLTRAAHNLGAVTVWDLAHSAGALPVDLRGTNADFAVGCTYKYLNGGPGAPAFLYVRPDRAEQVSPALPGWLGHAAPFEFEPSYRPAPGISRMRIGTPPVIALAALETALDIFDDVAMSDIRARSITLSERFIAGADALGLQLMSPRDPARRGSQVSIAHPEGYAMMQALISRGVIGDFRAPDLMRFGFAPLYNTEADIDTALAHLSDVVLNRLWDNPAYSVRQAVT; encoded by the coding sequence ATGGTCGATTTTCAGAAAACCCGCGATGCCTTCGACCTGCCCGAGGGCATCGTCTATCTCGACGGCAACTCCCTCGGCCCCTTGCCGCGCGCCGCCACTGCCCGGGTCTCAGCGTTGCTGCGCGACGAATGGGGCCAGCGCCTGATCCGTGGCTGGAACGAAGCCGGCTGGATGGCCCAGCCGGGTCGCACCGGAGACCGCATAGCCTGCCTGATCGGCGCCGCCCCCGACACCGTCACCGTCGGCGACACTCTGTCGATCAGGCTCCACCAGGCCCTGCACGCCGCCCTCCAGGCCGCACCCGACCGTCGCGAGGTGCTCACCTGTTCCGGCAACTTCCCCTCCGACCTCTACATCGCCGAAGGACTGCTGCGCACGCTCGACAAGGGCCACACCCTTCGCGTCGTTCCACCTCAGGAGGTCGCGGCCACACTCTCCGATCAGACGGCGGTGCTGATGCTGACGGAGGTGGACTATCGCACCGGCCGCCTGCACGATATGGCGCGCCTCACCCGTGCCGCCCATAACCTGGGCGCTGTCACGGTCTGGGATCTCGCCCATTCCGCCGGCGCCCTGCCGGTGGACCTCCGGGGCACGAACGCCGACTTCGCCGTCGGCTGCACGTACAAGTATCTCAATGGCGGGCCCGGCGCTCCCGCTTTCCTGTACGTCCGGCCCGACCGGGCAGAACAGGTGTCACCAGCCCTGCCCGGCTGGCTAGGCCACGCCGCCCCCTTCGAGTTCGAACCCAGCTATCGCCCGGCTCCCGGAATTTCCCGGATGCGGATCGGCACCCCACCAGTCATTGCCCTCGCCGCACTGGAGACGGCCCTCGACATATTCGACGATGTGGCCATGTCGGACATCCGCGCCCGCTCCATCACCCTGTCGGAGCGCTTCATCGCCGGGGCCGATGCACTGGGCCTGCAGCTCATGTCCCCGCGCGATCCGGCCCGGCGCGGCTCCCAGGTCTCCATTGCCCACCCCGAAGGCTACGCGATGATGCAGGCGCTCATTTCCCGCGGCGTGATCGGTGATTTCCGCGCCCCAGACCTCATGCGCTTCGGCTTCGCCCCGCTCTACAATACCGAAGCGGATATCGACACGGCACTCGCCCATCTCAGCGACGTCGTGCTGAATCGTCTCTGGGACAATCCCGCCTACAGTGTTCGTCAGGCAGTCACATAA
- a CDS encoding RNA polymerase sigma factor, producing the protein MVASVRGDAREDRTLLDHQPVLYRYALSLTRAKAQADDLVQETFSRALQARQKGNEIRNPRAYLMRMLHNLHIDGVRGRKLDGEPEEEEAVAGGQEMQLTVQEVLAALESLPKSQRDLLWQVAVDGASYAEAANALGVPEGTVTSRLSRARSALKLRLGWDGGRVVS; encoded by the coding sequence ATGGTTGCTTCCGTGCGCGGTGACGCGCGCGAAGACCGCACCCTTCTGGACCATCAACCGGTTCTTTATCGCTACGCCTTGTCACTGACGCGGGCCAAGGCGCAGGCCGATGATCTGGTACAGGAAACGTTCAGCCGGGCATTGCAGGCCCGGCAGAAGGGTAACGAGATACGTAATCCGCGCGCCTACCTTATGCGTATGCTGCACAACCTGCACATCGACGGTGTCCGCGGCCGCAAGCTTGACGGCGAGCCGGAGGAAGAGGAAGCGGTGGCCGGCGGACAGGAGATGCAGCTGACGGTGCAGGAAGTGCTGGCGGCGCTGGAAAGCCTGCCGAAATCCCAGCGCGATCTGCTCTGGCAGGTCGCTGTCGATGGGGCGAGTTATGCCGAGGCTGCGAACGCGCTTGGCGTGCCGGAGGGAACGGTCACCTCGCGATTGTCGCGGGCACGGTCGGCGCTTAAATTGCGGCTCGGCTGGGACGGTGGCCGGGTCGTGAGTTGA
- a CDS encoding benzoate/H(+) symporter BenE family transporter: MSLPPFQTITTGLVVAIVGFFSSFPIVLQGVRQVGATDAQAASALAAAAIAMGLTGVFLALWKRQPISVAWSTPGVALLAVTATPESGFAGAIGAFILAGALTVIAGLWRPFARLAAAIPIPLAHAMLAGVLLKITMQPFQGIAEIPLLALPVVLTWIAARFIRPLFAVPAAVIAAAIVTLIHAGGATLPPTLVTPFLLIAPALDPGTAISIGIPLFIVTMATQNIPGVAVLRSNGYAPEAGHGFTAVGVASLLSASFGAPATCLAAITSAMCSGDEAHPDPALRYWAAVFAGLFYAVFGIFAGVITGFAGLAPTLLLGTLAGIALISVFIKSATAALTPEITREAAAITFVVTASGITILGLGAAVWGLVIGVLLHLLQTRLGRF, encoded by the coding sequence ATGTCCCTGCCCCCGTTTCAGACCATAACTACCGGCCTTGTCGTCGCCATCGTCGGCTTCTTCAGCTCTTTTCCCATCGTCCTCCAGGGCGTCCGGCAGGTCGGCGCGACAGATGCGCAGGCCGCCTCGGCCCTTGCTGCTGCCGCGATCGCCATGGGACTGACGGGCGTCTTTCTTGCGCTATGGAAACGCCAGCCGATCTCGGTAGCTTGGTCGACACCCGGCGTCGCCCTCCTCGCCGTCACCGCTACGCCCGAGAGCGGTTTTGCCGGGGCTATCGGCGCCTTCATCCTTGCCGGAGCACTTACTGTCATTGCCGGCCTCTGGCGTCCCTTCGCCCGACTCGCCGCCGCCATCCCGATCCCGCTCGCCCATGCCATGCTTGCCGGCGTACTTCTGAAGATCACGATGCAGCCCTTTCAGGGCATCGCCGAAATCCCGCTGCTTGCCTTGCCCGTCGTCCTCACCTGGATTGCCGCCCGTTTCATCAGGCCGCTATTCGCCGTGCCTGCTGCCGTCATCGCCGCCGCCATCGTCACCCTGATTCATGCCGGCGGCGCGACACTGCCACCGACTCTGGTGACCCCGTTTCTCCTGATTGCACCCGCGCTCGATCCCGGCACTGCCATTTCCATCGGCATTCCGTTGTTCATCGTAACGATGGCTACCCAGAATATCCCCGGTGTCGCCGTCCTGCGCTCCAACGGATACGCACCGGAGGCCGGCCACGGCTTCACCGCTGTTGGCGTCGCCAGTCTGCTCTCGGCCTCGTTCGGCGCGCCGGCCACCTGCCTCGCCGCCATCACCTCGGCCATGTGTTCGGGCGACGAGGCCCACCCCGACCCGGCCCTGCGCTACTGGGCAGCTGTGTTTGCCGGGCTGTTCTACGCCGTCTTCGGTATTTTCGCCGGAGTGATCACCGGTTTCGCGGGCCTGGCACCAACCTTGCTGCTTGGCACCCTCGCGGGCATCGCCCTGATCAGCGTGTTCATCAAATCCGCCACCGCCGCCCTCACACCCGAGATCACGCGCGAAGCGGCTGCAATTACCTTCGTGGTCACCGCTTCGGGCATCACCATCCTGGGCCTCGGTGCGGCCGTCTGGGGGCTGGTCATCGGCGTACTGTTGCACCTGCTGCAAACCCGGCTGGGCCGGTTCTGA
- a CDS encoding alpha,alpha-trehalose-phosphate synthase (UDP-forming): MSRLIVLSNRLPLGDAPSGGLVVALEDALASSGGLWIGHHGIAEDPCTRLTSHDGASFDRATFTLTESEHEGYYLGYANSVLWPICHGRADLSQIEHGDLETYRAVNARVAGLVAEILQPDDILWVQDYHFFPIATELRARGVRNRIGFFLHIPFPSPQDLQALPNAEEVLSWLADFSLIGFQANRDVFNLRDCIRHITELDEAMEGVIEFGGKSLNAAAFPIGIDAKAFAEEAKAARKSDRVRTLTGADLMIGVDRLDYSKGLPQRFRAFQQLLETHEDLHEQIAFLQIAPPTREEVQAYQDIREETEHLAGRINGRFATLNWTPIRYIHRAVPREILAGLFRQARIGLVTPLNDGMNLVAKEYVAAQRRNNPGVLILSRFAGAAEQMDAALLINPHDPYETAEAIATAFRMPLEERQDRHEALLREVTEKDVRWWSDAFLKQLAAA; encoded by the coding sequence ATGTCCCGCCTGATCGTTCTTTCCAATCGTCTGCCCCTCGGGGATGCCCCCTCCGGCGGCCTCGTCGTTGCCCTGGAAGACGCCCTGGCCTCCTCGGGCGGTCTCTGGATCGGCCACCACGGCATTGCCGAAGACCCGTGCACCCGGCTTACGTCCCATGATGGCGCCTCGTTCGACCGCGCCACCTTCACGCTCACCGAGTCGGAGCATGAGGGCTATTATCTTGGCTATGCCAATTCCGTGCTCTGGCCGATCTGCCACGGGCGTGCGGACCTCTCGCAGATAGAGCATGGCGATCTGGAGACCTATCGTGCCGTGAACGCCCGCGTCGCCGGGCTGGTCGCCGAAATCCTGCAACCCGACGACATCCTCTGGGTGCAGGACTATCACTTCTTTCCGATTGCCACCGAATTACGGGCGCGCGGCGTCCGGAACCGCATCGGCTTCTTCCTCCACATCCCCTTCCCGTCACCGCAGGATCTGCAGGCACTGCCCAACGCCGAGGAGGTTCTCAGCTGGCTGGCCGATTTCTCGCTGATCGGCTTTCAGGCAAACCGCGACGTCTTCAACCTGCGCGACTGCATCCGCCACATAACGGAGCTTGACGAGGCGATGGAGGGTGTCATCGAATTCGGCGGCAAGAGCCTCAACGCCGCCGCCTTCCCCATCGGCATCGACGCGAAGGCCTTCGCCGAAGAGGCCAAGGCGGCCCGGAAATCCGACCGGGTGCGCACCCTCACCGGCGCCGATCTGATGATCGGCGTCGATCGGCTGGATTACTCGAAGGGCCTGCCCCAACGCTTCCGGGCATTTCAGCAACTGCTGGAAACCCACGAGGACCTGCACGAGCAGATCGCCTTCCTGCAGATCGCGCCGCCAACGCGCGAGGAGGTGCAGGCCTATCAGGACATCCGCGAGGAAACCGAACATCTGGCCGGGCGCATCAACGGGCGTTTCGCAACCCTGAACTGGACACCCATCCGCTACATTCACCGCGCCGTGCCGCGCGAAATCCTGGCCGGCCTCTTCCGTCAGGCCCGTATCGGCCTCGTCACACCGCTCAACGATGGCATGAACCTGGTAGCCAAGGAATATGTCGCCGCCCAGCGCCGCAACAATCCCGGCGTGCTGATCCTCAGCCGCTTCGCCGGGGCCGCCGAACAGATGGACGCGGCCCTGCTGATCAACCCGCACGACCCCTATGAGACGGCAGAGGCAATCGCCACCGCCTTCCGGATGCCTCTGGAGGAGCGACAGGATCGTCACGAGGCCCTTCTGCGCGAGGTGACGGAGAAGGACGTCCGCTGGTGGTCGGATGCCTTCCTCAAACAACTCGCGGCCGCGTGA
- a CDS encoding hydantoinase/oxoprolinase family protein — protein MGLLLGLDTGGTYTDAVLFEEGAVEPVRQTAKALTTHQDLSCGLAAAIDAVLADGDVDPVTIALVSLSTTLATNALVEGRGGRAALVFIGFEEADATRGGLAEALAGDPLIHVPGGHSPSGQPCVPLGLAELEDAAKTLKGQVEGIAIVSAFASRNTAHEEEAARLLRAATGLPVTCGHELSARLGGPKRAVTTLLNARLIGLISGLISATESALAARGITAPLMLVRGDGALVSAAFARQRPIETILSGPAASLVGAAVLTGAQDAVVADIGGTTTDIAILQGGRPRLSPDGAEVGGFRTMVEAVDMRAVGLGGDSRVRLDPTLEASLTLGPDRALPLSLLVSEHPHLLTVLEAEAARPLPSEFDASFARATGHTVPGSLPASETSLLSRLAAGPLPLSVLLVNRTDRAHLRRLASRGLIRIAAFTPSDAAHLLGLQSGWNSEAARLGAFLMARQRDGRGQPVAASPEAFARRVLARLEEFSAEAILAVTLRADGLPPDPTHPFIRAGLTDSPRITRLTAGLTLPLIGLGAAAPTYYPGIARRLGSEALIPREAGVANAIGAVAGRISIRRSVHVSTSPDGGFAVHTRSTPTIYPDLPAATQAALQASEAAARAAAIEAGADTPEVTVSFHETRATVEGRPVFIEGEARAEAAGRPRHAAR, from the coding sequence ATGGGACTGCTTCTCGGCCTCGACACCGGCGGCACCTACACAGACGCCGTTCTGTTCGAAGAAGGCGCTGTTGAGCCGGTACGCCAGACGGCCAAGGCCCTGACCACCCACCAAGACCTTTCCTGCGGTCTCGCCGCTGCCATTGATGCCGTTCTGGCGGATGGTGACGTCGATCCGGTCACCATTGCCCTTGTCTCGCTGTCCACGACGCTGGCCACCAATGCACTTGTCGAAGGTCGCGGAGGCCGAGCTGCTCTCGTCTTCATCGGGTTCGAAGAGGCCGACGCCACGCGCGGCGGCCTTGCAGAAGCGCTTGCTGGTGACCCGCTCATCCACGTTCCTGGCGGTCACTCCCCATCCGGCCAGCCCTGCGTGCCCCTCGGTCTCGCGGAACTGGAAGACGCAGCGAAGACCCTGAAGGGACAGGTCGAGGGCATCGCCATCGTCTCCGCCTTTGCCAGCCGCAACACCGCCCATGAGGAAGAAGCGGCCCGCCTGCTCCGCGCGGCAACCGGCCTGCCCGTTACCTGCGGCCACGAGCTTTCGGCGCGCCTCGGCGGACCTAAACGTGCGGTAACGACCCTGCTCAACGCCCGGCTCATCGGCCTGATCAGCGGTTTGATCTCCGCCACCGAATCCGCGCTCGCGGCCCGCGGAATCACCGCACCTCTGATGCTGGTGCGGGGCGACGGCGCCCTCGTCTCCGCCGCCTTCGCCCGCCAGCGCCCGATCGAAACCATCCTTTCCGGCCCCGCCGCCAGCCTTGTCGGGGCCGCCGTGCTGACCGGTGCGCAGGATGCCGTCGTCGCCGACATCGGTGGCACCACCACGGACATCGCCATCCTTCAGGGCGGTCGCCCTCGCCTCAGTCCCGACGGTGCCGAGGTCGGCGGCTTCCGCACCATGGTCGAGGCCGTGGACATGCGGGCAGTCGGTCTTGGCGGCGACAGCCGAGTCCGACTGGATCCCACCCTCGAAGCGAGTCTGACGCTCGGCCCGGACCGCGCCCTGCCGCTTTCGCTGCTGGTGAGCGAGCACCCGCATCTCCTGACCGTACTGGAGGCGGAAGCCGCTCGCCCGTTGCCGTCTGAATTTGATGCCAGCTTTGCCCGCGCCACCGGCCACACGGTGCCTGGCAGCCTTCCAGCTTCGGAAACGTCGCTGTTGAGCCGCCTCGCCGCCGGGCCGCTACCCCTCTCCGTCCTGCTGGTTAACCGAACCGACCGCGCCCACCTCCGCCGCCTCGCCAGCCGCGGTCTCATCCGTATTGCCGCCTTCACCCCCAGCGATGCCGCTCATCTCCTCGGCCTGCAATCCGGCTGGAACAGCGAGGCTGCCCGCCTCGGTGCCTTTCTCATGGCCCGCCAACGCGACGGTCGCGGCCAACCCGTCGCCGCCTCGCCGGAGGCGTTCGCCCGGCGCGTCCTCGCCCGGCTCGAAGAGTTCTCGGCCGAGGCGATCCTCGCAGTCACCCTCCGCGCGGACGGGTTGCCGCCGGATCCCACGCATCCATTCATCCGTGCCGGCCTCACCGACAGCCCGCGCATCACCCGCCTCACCGCCGGCCTTACACTCCCGCTTATCGGCCTCGGCGCGGCCGCACCCACCTACTATCCCGGCATCGCCCGCCGTCTGGGGAGCGAGGCGCTGATCCCCCGAGAAGCCGGCGTCGCCAATGCCATCGGTGCCGTTGCCGGTCGCATCTCCATCCGCCGAAGCGTTCATGTCTCCACGTCACCCGACGGCGGTTTTGCCGTGCACACACGCAGCACTCCCACCATCTACCCCGACCTGCCTGCCGCCACACAGGCCGCGCTTCAGGCGTCCGAAGCCGCCGCCCGCGCTGCAGCCATCGAAGCGGGCGCCGACACCCCGGAAGTCACGGTCAGTTTCCATGAAACACGCGCGACGGTTGAAGGTCGTCCCGTGTTCATCGAGGGCGAGGCCCGCGCAGAAGCCGCAGGCCGGCCGCGCCATGCCGCCCGCTGA
- a CDS encoding class I SAM-dependent methyltransferase has translation MPRSPFFWNIMARRYARQPIADEASYQRKLEITQSYLRPEMELLEFGCGTGSTALIHAPHVRHIQAIDFSPRMIEIARQRAADARTSNVTFQTATIEELAEPGGSYDAILGLSIIHLLEDRAAVLGKVHGLLKPGGLFVSSTACIAEMGWLPRFLVPVLSALRILPNISVFDRPRLIRDLEEAGFTIEQNWHPGPGKAVFIVARKR, from the coding sequence ATGCCCCGCTCCCCCTTCTTCTGGAACATCATGGCCCGCCGCTACGCCCGCCAGCCCATCGCCGACGAGGCCTCCTATCAGCGCAAGCTGGAGATCACGCAGAGCTACCTGCGCCCGGAGATGGAACTGCTGGAATTCGGCTGTGGCACCGGCAGCACCGCGCTGATCCACGCGCCGCATGTCCGCCATATCCAGGCCATCGACTTCTCCCCCCGGATGATCGAGATCGCCCGCCAGCGCGCCGCCGATGCACGAACATCCAACGTCACCTTCCAAACGGCAACCATCGAGGAGCTTGCGGAACCCGGCGGCAGCTACGACGCCATCCTCGGTCTGTCCATCATTCACCTGCTGGAAGACCGCGCCGCCGTACTCGGCAAAGTCCATGGCCTGCTGAAACCCGGTGGACTGTTCGTCTCGTCCACCGCCTGCATCGCCGAGATGGGCTGGCTGCCCCGCTTTCTGGTGCCAGTCCTCTCCGCCCTGCGTATTCTGCCGAACATAAGTGTTTTCGACCGGCCGAGGCTGATACGGGATCTCGAAGAGGCCGGTTTCACCATCGAGCAGAACTGGCATCCCGGCCCCGGCAAGGCCGTCTTCATCGTCGCCCGCAAGCGCTGA
- a CDS encoding DUF1993 family protein, with protein MGIGDAGLFRATVPVFLHYLGRLNSIIAKAPDTALASRLTEDTGTAAEHFATAQGFTLRTVFPLIGRDAPELPETALAARADTARAHLTPLTEADFAGATTRTITHTAGFAELRQTADTFATCYGLPNFFFHLTFGYATLRAQGVSIGKSDFDGQHSYPPGFRF; from the coding sequence ATGGGAATTGGCGACGCGGGTCTGTTTCGCGCCACCGTCCCGGTGTTTCTCCATTATCTCGGACGGCTGAACTCAATCATCGCCAAGGCACCAGACACCGCATTGGCATCCAGACTGACGGAGGACACAGGCACGGCAGCGGAGCACTTCGCCACCGCCCAAGGCTTCACGCTCCGCACCGTCTTTCCGCTGATCGGGCGCGATGCCCCGGAGTTGCCGGAAACCGCGCTCGCTGCCCGCGCGGATACGGCCCGTGCGCATCTGACACCGCTCACAGAGGCGGACTTCGCCGGAGCCACTACCCGCACCATCACCCACACCGCCGGTTTCGCCGAACTCCGTCAGACCGCGGATACCTTTGCCACATGCTACGGGCTGCCGAATTTCTTCTTCCACCTCACGTTCGGCTACGCCACGCTCCGCGCACAGGGCGTGTCCATCGGCAAGTCGGATTTTGATGGCCAGCACAGTTACCCTCCCGGCTTCAGATTCTGA
- a CDS encoding LysR family transcriptional regulator, whose product MNWQALGFDWNHARAFLATAEEGSLSAAARALGSTQPTLGRQVAALEEALGVVLFERVGRGLELTPSGADLLAHFRGMGEAAGRAALSAAGRSEAVEGLVAITATNDVATYVLPPILRRLRQEAPGITYDVIASNAVSDLARREADISIRHARPDNPDLIARMVAHTEAGLFASTDYLEAFGRPRSKEDLTSARIIGFDREGRMVRHLQQKLGLPVTEASIVLSSESGSVAREMAAAGLGIAVLTRALAERGAALEPVLPGDVSFSIPVWLVTHRELHTSRRIRLVFDVLAEELARYSKW is encoded by the coding sequence ATGAATTGGCAGGCACTCGGCTTTGACTGGAACCACGCACGGGCTTTTCTCGCCACGGCTGAGGAAGGCTCGCTTTCGGCCGCTGCGCGGGCGCTTGGCTCCACCCAGCCGACGCTGGGGCGGCAGGTGGCGGCGCTGGAGGAGGCGCTGGGCGTGGTGCTCTTCGAGCGAGTGGGACGTGGACTGGAACTGACGCCTTCGGGCGCCGACCTGTTGGCGCATTTTCGCGGCATGGGGGAAGCTGCGGGCCGGGCAGCATTGAGTGCTGCCGGGCGGTCAGAGGCTGTGGAGGGGCTGGTGGCGATAACCGCCACCAACGACGTCGCCACCTATGTCCTGCCGCCGATCCTGCGGCGGCTGCGGCAGGAGGCGCCGGGGATCACCTATGACGTCATCGCCTCGAATGCTGTCAGCGATCTGGCGAGGCGGGAGGCGGATATTTCCATCCGCCACGCCCGACCGGACAACCCGGACCTGATCGCACGGATGGTGGCACATACCGAGGCGGGCCTGTTCGCATCCACCGACTACCTTGAAGCCTTCGGACGTCCGCGGAGTAAGGAAGACCTGACAAGTGCCCGCATCATCGGTTTCGACCGTGAGGGCCGGATGGTGCGGCACCTTCAGCAGAAACTGGGCTTGCCGGTGACGGAAGCCAGTATCGTGCTGTCCTCGGAGAGCGGGTCGGTGGCGCGGGAGATGGCTGCGGCTGGTCTGGGTATTGCTGTGCTGACGCGGGCACTGGCGGAGCGGGGCGCGGCATTGGAACCGGTGCTGCCGGGAGATGTGTCATTTTCCATCCCGGTGTGGCTGGTTACCCACCGCGAGTTGCACACCAGTAGGCGCATTCGGCTGGTTTTCGATGTGCTGGCGGAAGAACTGGCCCGGTATTCGAAGTGGTAG
- a CDS encoding ABC transporter permease has translation MSLPVYATPHQKLWYYSFRVICGLIFFFLIFPILTIIPLSFNAENFFTFTPKMLALDPEGYSLKHYRDFFSNSDWQLALKNSLTIAPWATLLSVSFGTLAAIGLSQRHVPFKGAIMAILISPMIVPLIISATGMFFFYSTIGIQGTKIGVILAHAALGVPFVIITVTATLVGFDESLTRAAANMGAGPVRTFFKIQMPLILPGVISGALFAFITSFDEVVVVLFVGSAAEKTLPWQMFTGLREQISPTILAVATILVVLSVMLLTAIELLRRRSERLRGMSPG, from the coding sequence ATGAGCCTTCCCGTCTACGCCACACCCCATCAGAAACTTTGGTACTACAGCTTCCGGGTGATCTGCGGGCTGATCTTCTTCTTCCTGATCTTCCCGATCCTCACAATCATCCCGCTCAGCTTCAATGCAGAGAATTTCTTCACCTTCACGCCGAAAATGCTGGCGCTGGATCCGGAAGGTTACAGCCTCAAGCACTACCGGGATTTCTTCTCCAATTCCGATTGGCAACTGGCGCTCAAAAACTCATTGACGATCGCGCCATGGGCCACGCTTCTGTCGGTCTCCTTCGGCACGCTCGCCGCCATCGGCCTTTCGCAACGCCATGTGCCCTTCAAGGGCGCAATCATGGCGATCCTTATCTCGCCGATGATCGTGCCGCTGATCATCTCGGCCACGGGCATGTTCTTCTTCTACTCCACCATCGGCATCCAGGGCACCAAGATCGGCGTGATCCTTGCCCATGCCGCGCTCGGCGTGCCCTTCGTGATCATCACCGTCACCGCCACTCTGGTGGGGTTCGACGAAAGCCTTACCCGCGCTGCAGCCAATATGGGCGCAGGCCCGGTTCGCACCTTCTTCAAGATCCAGATGCCGCTGATCCTGCCCGGCGTGATCTCCGGCGCGCTCTTCGCCTTCATTACCTCCTTCGATGAAGTCGTGGTGGTCCTCTTCGTCGGATCTGCGGCCGAGAAAACGCTGCCTTGGCAAATGTTCACCGGCCTGCGCGAACAGATCAGCCCGACGATTCTGGCCGTGGCGACGATCCTCGTGGTCCTCTCGGTGATGTTGCTGACAGCAATCGAACTCCTTCGCCGCCGGTCGGAGCGTCTGCGTGGCATGAGTCCGGGCTGA
- a CDS encoding EF-hand domain-containing protein — MKRTLGIAVLAGTLAMGGAAFAEFADVDADGDGLLSAEEFVAAFPDATEATYLAADTDADGMVSEEEHGAAVDAGILPAE; from the coding sequence ATGAAACGCACACTTGGTATCGCCGTTCTCGCAGGCACGCTGGCAATGGGCGGCGCCGCCTTCGCCGAATTCGCGGATGTGGACGCCGACGGTGACGGCCTGTTGTCCGCAGAAGAATTCGTCGCGGCCTTCCCCGATGCAACAGAGGCAACCTATCTCGCCGCAGATACCGATGCCGATGGCATGGTCTCCGAGGAAGAGCACGGCGCAGCCGTGGATGCCGGCATCCTTCCGGCCGAATAA
- the otsB gene encoding trehalose-phosphatase — protein sequence MRPPLVSLATHAICLDFDGTLVDIAATPDGIEVPETLAPLLNHLLAETDGATALISGRDVAALRRHLPEYKGPIIGSHGGERSDAPGRIDTSGLPDARAVIAEVHALAAGLRVEEKPHGAVLHYRAEPDRADEAETTARAIAARFPGFTLQRAKMAWEIHPEGISKDRALATLFESPPFQGRLPLFAGDDTTDEPALAHVAQKGGIAIRIGGGDSAAPYHLETPSDMLSWLASLS from the coding sequence ATGCGCCCGCCTCTCGTCTCGCTTGCCACCCACGCCATCTGCCTCGATTTCGATGGCACTTTGGTCGACATCGCAGCCACGCCCGATGGCATCGAGGTGCCGGAAACGCTGGCGCCCCTGCTCAACCACCTGCTGGCGGAAACCGACGGTGCCACCGCGCTGATCTCCGGTCGGGACGTCGCGGCACTTCGCCGACACCTGCCGGAGTACAAGGGGCCGATCATCGGCAGTCACGGCGGCGAGCGCAGCGATGCTCCCGGTCGCATCGACACATCCGGTCTGCCCGACGCCCGCGCCGTCATCGCCGAGGTCCACGCCCTTGCCGCCGGCCTGCGGGTGGAGGAAAAGCCTCATGGCGCCGTACTCCATTACCGGGCGGAACCTGACCGCGCCGACGAAGCCGAAACAACGGCCCGCGCTATTGCCGCCCGCTTCCCCGGCTTCACACTGCAACGCGCAAAAATGGCTTGGGAAATCCACCCCGAGGGGATCTCCAAGGATCGCGCCCTCGCCACCCTGTTCGAAAGCCCTCCCTTTCAGGGCCGCCTGCCGCTATTCGCCGGTGACGACACCACGGATGAGCCAGCGCTGGCCCATGTTGCCCAAAAAGGAGGCATCGCCATCCGCATCGGCGGCGGTGATAGCGCCGCGCCCTATCATCTGGAAACCCCGTCTGACATGCTGTCATGGCTCGCATCGCTGAGTTGA